ACCGCCAAATTCGATTTCAAAAAAACCACTATCACGGTATTCAGCAAGCAGCCTTCTCCCCAGGCCAAGTTATTCAGTGATGATGCCGAAACCTCAAGCTTGCCATGCGCTACGATTATCGTGGTAACGGGCATCTTCACCTCGTGCTAGTAAGCAGAGGGTACTACCGGTAGCTCTGGCAACGACTCAGTGAAGTGGGCCAGACACCAGCTCAACCAAAGCAATCCTTGAGGATCGGCTTCGGTTGAGCTGGTTGCCAATGTGAATCAATACCTTATTTCGGAGATAAGCAGCAGGGCCGGGCTTGACCTTTACTCCCCAGTCATGAATAGTAAGATGGGCAAGCCTTCTTTATCATCGGTGCACAAGGACAAGGACGGCCTGATAACTGGCTGGCGCGATATCCATACAATAGTGGCCAATAAAAGCAGCCACGGCGGCAATGTTTCCGAGCGGCTGGGGTATGCCGCTTATTACTATGCTGTATATCGGGTGTTTGGTCAGGAGCAGGATGCCATTCGGGCCAAGGAGCTGCTGAGCCAGCTGCTGATACTGCTGGCGCCCAGCGTGGCCGGCATATTGTCGCCCTCGCAGCTGAATAACTTGGTGGTGCTGGCCTGGCTGCATGCCGAAATGGTGCAGCACGCCGTACTCAGCACCGAAAACTCCGACCAGCTGGCTGAGTGGGACGTACGCCTGCTCACTGAAGCTACCGTTCTGATTGAAAATGCCAGCCACAACCGGGCCGACTTGCTGCGCATTGTGCGCTACTTCTACTTGCGCCTGCCCCAGCAGCTACAAGCCGGGCAGTGGGAGCAAGTGACGGGCCTTGTGGAGCGGATGCTGGCCGAAAAGGCTCTGGGCTTCCCGGGTGCCACCAAGCCCGGGGCCCCCGCTACGCGCCTGGGCCTGGCCGATGGGCTGGCGGGCGAGCTGCTGCTGCTCGTGCAGCTGGCCGAGCGCGGCACCTTGCGCGCGAGCCTCATAGAGCAGGTGCGGCAGGGCATTCTCTATATCCTGTCGGCCAAGCGGGAGGTCGATTTTTCGGAGAAGAAGTACGCCATCTTTCCCGCCGAAATTGGCCATGACCAGGAAGACGATGCCACCTTCAGCAACGAGCTAAGCTGGCGGGCCGGCGACCTGGGCCAGGCGCTGCTGTTCTACAAGGGATACGAGCTGCTGCAAGATGCCGAGCTGGTGCGCCTGGCCGAGCTAGTGGGCCTTAATACGCTGTTGCGCACCGACGTGCGCTCCACCGGCGTTACCACCGCCGAGTTTGGTACCGGGGCGGCCGGCGTGGCCCACCTGTACCGCAAGCTCTACCAGCTTACTGGGCACGAGGCCTACCGCAAGGGCTATAGCTACTGGCTCACCCAAACCCGCAGCTGGCTGAGCCACGAGCTGCACACGGATTTTTACCTGCACCGGGAGCACGACCTGCGCCAGGGCTTGGTCGGAGTTGGGTTGGTGCTGCTTTCGGCCATCAGTGAGCAGGAACTCAACTGGGACCGAGCGCTGCTGTAAGCTTCGAAGGACTAGTGGCCCAAAATCTGGCCCCGCCCCTGGAATCAGAATTCCGAGGGCAGGGCCGTTTGTTATAGAAACTCGCGTAGCTCGCTCAGGCAGCTGATTTCGTAGGTCGTGCTGGCAAAGTGGCGCCGCTTGTCGGGGTTGAAGTATACCTGGTCGATGCCGGCATTATAGGCACCCAGCACGTCGCACTCCAGATTGTCGCCTATCATCAGGCTTTCGGCGGCGATGGCCCCGGTGCGCTCCAGCGCGTGGCGGAACATGCGGGCATCGGGCTTTAGAAAGCCGCTGCACTCGGAGGTAATAACTTCCTGAAAGTAGTCAGTCAGCTTAGAGGAAGTGAGCTTGATATGCTGGATGTCCTTGAAGCCGTTGGTAATCAGGTGCAGCGTGTACTTGCCGTGCAGGTAGTCGAGCACCTCGTGAGTGAAGGGAAACACGGCCGACTTCTGCGGTAGGATGTCGGTGAACTGCTGGCTGATGTTGAAGGGTACATCAGCCTCGTCGACCCCGAGCTTGGTGAGCGTGCGCACAAACCGGACGCTGCGCAGCTGCTGCTGACTGATCTTGTTGCCCTGGTAGAGCCGCCACAGGGCGTGGTTTACGTCGCGGTACCGGCTGATGAACTCCTCGACGGTGAACGAGCCGAAGCGGCCCAGGTTGTGGTGGTCGAAGAGGGTGCGCAAGGTCTCTTCGGCATTCTTCTCGAAGTCCCACAGGGTATGGTCGAGGTCGAAGAACAGGTGGCGATATTGCTTGGCAGGGGCGGAGATGGGCACGGAAAGGGAGGGTTAGTCGAGCAACAGTCTTTTTACAACCCGGCCGTCGAGCAAATGATTCTGCACGATGTCGGCCGCATCCTTGGGCCTGACGTCGCCGTAGAGCGTGCCTTCGGGGTAGATGATGACGGCCGCGCCGGGGCCTTTTTTGCAGTTCTTACACACGTCGAGGCAGTTGCAGGTCTGGACCCTGGTTTTGCGCTTCACGCCGCCCAGAAGCAGACTTTTCAGCCCCTGCTTCTTGATTTCAATCTTGAGGGCACGGGCCACGTCCTTGCCGATTTCGTCTTTTTGGTTGTTGCACACAAACAGGTGGTAAGCCAGCGTCATAGGGAGGAGTTGCGAGGGGAAATAATGCAGCCGGAGCGCCGGATTAGGGCATGCCGGTCCAGCGGCGGTTTTGGAGCTTGTACGCGGCCAGCTCCCGGTTCGACCACAGCGTCTGGTAAATCTGCTGGTCGTGGGTGAGCTGGGCGTCCTTTTCCATTAAGGCCAACAGCTGGACCACCAAATCGGTTACTTCGTCCTTGATAAAGTAGAAAGCCCAGTTGTCGAGCCGCCGAAAATTCACCAAACCCGCATTTTTCAGATATAATAATTGCCGGGAGGTCTTGGTTTGGGTGAAGTCGAGCACCTGTTCCAGGTCAGAAATGCACATTTCCTGGTTGCGCCACAGCAAATGCAGGATGCGTACCCGCGAATCGTCACCAAAAGCTTTGAATAGTTGTTGACCGAATGCAACGCTGAAGTGTTTTAGGCGCATCTTTTGTCTGAAAGGCGAAGCAGGCTTGTGGGCTGGGGTAGGAACAAATTTACACCAACCCGGGCTTCTACCCTTGAAAGAGCCGTATTATTGTAGTCTGTAATGCCTTGTATGTCTGGTAGTGTTCGAATTCCTTCTTCGTGGCTGGTTTTGGTGCTGGTCATCTTCGCCCTGCTTGGGTTGAGCCCCACTAGGGCCCAGGCCCAGGGGCAGCGCCGCGTGGTGCAGTTTACCGGTATCATTGCCACCGGCGACTCGCTGCTGGGCGTGCCCGGGGCCACCGTATTTGTGCCCAAAGCCGGCCGCGGCACGGCCACCAACGCCTACGGCTACTTCTCCTTGCCCGTGCTCACCGGCGACAGTATCGTGATTCGCTCCCTGGGTTACCGCAACCAGACGGTGGTCATTCCGCCCGACTACCAGCGCCAGAGCTACTCGGTGATTGTGCAGCTCAAGGAAGACGCCACGATTCTGCCTGAGGTGCGCATCTTCCCCTATGCCACCGAAAAGGAGTTTAAGCGCGCTTTTCTGGCCCTGAAGCTGCCCAAGGAGCGGGGCTCGGCCATGGCCGACAACCTCAACGAGCAGGTGTTGCGCCGCATCTTTAACAACGCACCGGTCACCAGCATGGGCAACTACCGCCAGACCATGCAGAGCCAGCAAAACGACCAAGCCCGGCGCATGGGCACCGCGCCCACGCCCCAAACCAACAACCCGCTGCTGAACCCCTTCAGCTGGCTGCAGCTCATCAACCAGATCAAGCAGGGCGAATTCAAGAAAAAGGAAGGCGTCGATTATTAATCTGCCGCGCCCAGAAAAACCAGAAAGCTCGCAGAAACGCGGGCTTTCTGGTTTTTAGGCCGTTACCTACAGCTTGGAAAGCAGCTGAACGGTAACCAGAACGGTGCTTTTGGGGTAAAGGCCAAGGATGCCATTGCCGCTATATAAAAGCGGTTACCTTGGCTCGTTCCTTTCAGCAAAATCCTATGGACACGAATCTTCCGGTTTCCTCTCAGCCCCGCGTCGTGATTGTGGGGTGCGGTTTTGGTGGCCTGCGCCTGGCCAAGTCCCTGCGCGACGCGCCGGTGCAGGTGGTGGTTATTGACCGCAACAACTACCACAACTTCCAGCCTCTGCTTTACCAGGTAGCCACCGGCGCCCTGGAAGCCGACAGCATTGCCTACCCGATTCGCAAGATTTTCGCCGGCCAGAAAAACTTCTTCTACCGCATGGCCGACGTGCAGCGCGTGGACACGGCCAGCAACACGGTGCAGACCAGCGTGGGCGACATTCGCTACGACTACCTAGTGCTGGCTACCGGCTCGCTGACCAACTTTTTCGGCATCGAAAGCCTGGAGAAAAACGCCATGCAGATCAAGAGCATCCCGAATGCCCTGAACCTGCGCAGCTTTATCTTCCAGAACTTCGAAAAGGCCCTGCTCACCGAAAACCCCGAGGAAAAGCAGGCCCTGATGAACATTGTCGTAGTCGGCGGCGGCCCGACGGGCGTGGAAATCAGCGGCTCACTGGCCGAGATGCGCAAGCACGTGCTGCCCAAAGACTACCCCGAGCTGGACTTGAGCAAGATGAAAATCATCCTGGTTGAGGCCGGGGCGGAGCTGCTAGGGCCCATGTCGGTGAAGTCGCAGCAGGATGCAATGCGCTACATGCAGGAGCTGGG
Above is a genomic segment from Hymenobacter cellulosivorans containing:
- a CDS encoding lanthionine synthetase LanC family protein; translated protein: MNSKMGKPSLSSVHKDKDGLITGWRDIHTIVANKSSHGGNVSERLGYAAYYYAVYRVFGQEQDAIRAKELLSQLLILLAPSVAGILSPSQLNNLVVLAWLHAEMVQHAVLSTENSDQLAEWDVRLLTEATVLIENASHNRADLLRIVRYFYLRLPQQLQAGQWEQVTGLVERMLAEKALGFPGATKPGAPATRLGLADGLAGELLLLVQLAERGTLRASLIEQVRQGILYILSAKREVDFSEKKYAIFPAEIGHDQEDDATFSNELSWRAGDLGQALLFYKGYELLQDAELVRLAELVGLNTLLRTDVRSTGVTTAEFGTGAAGVAHLYRKLYQLTGHEAYRKGYSYWLTQTRSWLSHELHTDFYLHREHDLRQGLVGVGLVLLSAISEQELNWDRALL
- a CDS encoding YjjG family noncanonical pyrimidine nucleotidase, which translates into the protein MPISAPAKQYRHLFFDLDHTLWDFEKNAEETLRTLFDHHNLGRFGSFTVEEFISRYRDVNHALWRLYQGNKISQQQLRSVRFVRTLTKLGVDEADVPFNISQQFTDILPQKSAVFPFTHEVLDYLHGKYTLHLITNGFKDIQHIKLTSSKLTDYFQEVITSECSGFLKPDARMFRHALERTGAIAAESLMIGDNLECDVLGAYNAGIDQVYFNPDKRRHFASTTYEISCLSELREFL
- a CDS encoding (2Fe-2S) ferredoxin domain-containing protein, yielding MTLAYHLFVCNNQKDEIGKDVARALKIEIKKQGLKSLLLGGVKRKTRVQTCNCLDVCKNCKKGPGAAVIIYPEGTLYGDVRPKDAADIVQNHLLDGRVVKRLLLD
- a CDS encoding ArsR/SmtB family transcription factor, giving the protein MRLKHFSVAFGQQLFKAFGDDSRVRILHLLWRNQEMCISDLEQVLDFTQTKTSRQLLYLKNAGLVNFRRLDNWAFYFIKDEVTDLVVQLLALMEKDAQLTHDQQIYQTLWSNRELAAYKLQNRRWTGMP
- a CDS encoding carboxypeptidase-like regulatory domain-containing protein; the encoded protein is MSGSVRIPSSWLVLVLVIFALLGLSPTRAQAQGQRRVVQFTGIIATGDSLLGVPGATVFVPKAGRGTATNAYGYFSLPVLTGDSIVIRSLGYRNQTVVIPPDYQRQSYSVIVQLKEDATILPEVRIFPYATEKEFKRAFLALKLPKERGSAMADNLNEQVLRRIFNNAPVTSMGNYRQTMQSQQNDQARRMGTAPTPQTNNPLLNPFSWLQLINQIKQGEFKKKEGVDY
- a CDS encoding NAD(P)/FAD-dependent oxidoreductase is translated as MDTNLPVSSQPRVVIVGCGFGGLRLAKSLRDAPVQVVVIDRNNYHNFQPLLYQVATGALEADSIAYPIRKIFAGQKNFFYRMADVQRVDTASNTVQTSVGDIRYDYLVLATGSLTNFFGIESLEKNAMQIKSIPNALNLRSFIFQNFEKALLTENPEEKQALMNIVVVGGGPTGVEISGSLAEMRKHVLPKDYPELDLSKMKIILVEAGAELLGPMSVKSQQDAMRYMQELGVEVRLNTHIKGYENCRAYYSETDFIPTENLIWAAGVNGAAVPGIPAEIVARNKRINVNQWNQVEGLPNVFAIGDVANMVTEEMPRGLPMLAPVAQQQAELLGDNLQRIIKGQAPVPFVYKNKGVMAIVSRNKAVVDLPKDVHFSGIFGWFTWLFVHLMTLVGFRNKVVAFVDWAFSYFSSDQALRLIIRPFSRRDVKDDQGKKKAEHATGTPQYNPTPPAIQTPAA